A stretch of DNA from Noviherbaspirillum sedimenti:
AATACCGTACACCGATGTGTTCGCCACTTTAGTGCCTTTCAAGTTGAATGATTAGTTCGTATGCATGGATACAATACACTAACATTAATGCGCGGGTCAACATCAAAAATGCGGATTTCTGATCAGTCCCGGAAATGCGCTGAAAACAAGGGCTCCGGGCGCAGCTGCGCTGGCCGGGATGGGGCTGGGATAGGTGAATTTCGCCAAAGGACTGATGGCGATGTGGTTCGTGATTTAATGCGCTGAGGAGATTTTTGAGGCAGGCAGCCCGCATGAAAATGCGACTCTGCAGGGTGTCCAATTCGAATGCAATTCGGCAATTCAGCCTGAGACAGCCTAAAAATCGGGCCCGAGAAAGTGCAGGAAAACGGCAGGAAAGCGGCAGGAAAAACCATGGGTTTTCCGACGCTGCCATGGCCAAATTCAGGGTCATGGCAGCGATCAGTCACGACAAGGTCGCTGACAATTTGCGGTATCGGAAAAGCGTGATCATCGCCTATTAAGTGGGCGTCCCTGCCAGCGGAATATCGCCACTTTTTATGCGGCGACGCACCTCGGCGCGCTGAAGCTTTCCGGTCGCGGTGCGAGGCAGGGCAGTCACGGCTTGCAATAATTTAGGCAACTTATACCCAGCAATATGCTTTCTGGCAAAAGTCCTCAATTCCTCGACCGTCGCTGCACATCCTTCGTTCCACTCGATAATGGCTGCAACAGATTCACCCCAAGGTTTGTCTGGAATGCCGACGATCACGAGGTCCCTGATTGCGGGGTGAAGCCGCAATACCTGTTCGACTTCAGCGGGGTAAATGTTTTCTCCGCCCGACACGATCATATCCTTGATTCTATCTGTCAAATACAAGTATCCTTCCGCATCCAGATAACCGCCATCGCCGGTCTTGTACCATCCGTCAACCAGGACTTCGGCGGTTGCTTCTGCGTGTTTCCAGTAGCCGATCATGATGCATGGCGACTTGACCCAGATTTCGCCGGGAGTATTCGCGGGCAACGGTACGCAATTGTCGTCGCGAATCTCGATGCTCATGCCAGGCAATGCCTTGCCGACAGAACGCAGCAATTCGGGACGGGCAATGTCATGCGACACGGGCGGCAGGAAAGTGACCGAACCACAGTTCTCGGTCATCCCGAAGTATTGGCCAAATCCGCATCCGAAGGTTTCAATGCATTCCTTCAGTAAGTGAACGTCCATGGTGGACGCGCCATAAAAAATGCTTTTCAGCTGGGGAGCGGGCAGGTGGCTCTTCTTGATCAAGTCCAGAAGCGAACTAATTGCCGTTGGAACCATGAAGGTGCGGGTGACATGCTGCTGCTGGCTGAGTCTTAAAAGGTTTGCCGGGCTTGGGTCGGCGGTCAGGATGCATGTCAGCGAGCGCAGCAGTCCGATCAGCATCCACGTGAGTCCGCCAACATGAAAATTCGGCATCGCTGACAAGATGATGTCGTCAGACGTCCAGTCGTCCCAGGCGGGGGTGTCGAGTTCAATATGGCGTGCAATCGACAGTGCCCGCTGCGACAGCATCACGCCTTTGGGTTGGCCGGTGGTGCCGCTCGTGTACATTTGCAAGGCACATTCGTCCAAATATAATTCATTGGATTTCCGGGCCGGGATGGACGCGTCGTTGAGAATGCGGTCTAGTGTCCGAGCAGCGTCACCGGATGTTGGCAGCGTTGCGATGCTTGTCCCGGCTTTTTCCGTGGCTTCCCTGGTGGCCTCCGAAAATTCCTGATCATGAATCAGCAGCGCGCTAGTGGAGTTCTGCAGAATGTAGCCGATTTCCGTGCCGGTGCAGCGCCAGTTGATTGGCACCAGGACCACGCCGCTGCGAAGGCAGCCGAATAAAACCGGGAAGAAGAGATGACTGTTTTTTCCGAGATAAGCAATTCTGGTTCCCGGGGTGAATCCCTGTTGCTTCAAGAAAGCGGCAAAGCGGTCGCACGCTTCATCAAGTTCCCGGTATGTGTACGATCCATTGTCAGAAATGATCGCTGCCTTGTCTGAAAAACGCTGCGCTCCGATAGCGGGATAATCCGCAAGCCAGGACATTTGTTCGATATTGTGAATCTGTTTTTCGCTGCTGCTCATATCGTTCGTCTCCGAATAAAATTTTCACGCATGTTCAAAGCTGGGCGCAATGTTGTTTCCATGCGTACAAGCGTACCAAAAAATATCATATCCATGCATCTTAATTTTCCACAAAATTGCATTGGCGCAAAGAAATTTTCGCTGGCCGTTCGCTCAGTATAGCCAGATAAATACAATGCAATTCCCAAAAATATTTGTTCAGAAAAATAAATAAAACATGCATAGAGTATGTTAGCATACTATCTCATGGCGCTGCCTCATGGTGGTCCAACTTAATTTTTTGATGGAGTGATTGATGAAAATTCTGGTGCCAGTCAAGCGCGTGGTCGACTACAACGTCAAGGTGCGCGTCAAGTCCGATGGTTCGGGCGTCGAGCTCGCCAACGTCAAGATGAGCATGAATCCCTTCGATGAAATCGCCGTCGAGGAAGCCATGCGCCTGAAAGAAGCCGGCAAGGCTACCGAAGTCGTCGCCGTGTCCTGCGGCGTGACGCAATGCCAGGAAACATTGAGAACCGCCATGGCCATCGGCGCCGACCGCGCGCTCCTGGTGGAAACCGATGCCGAACTGCAGCCGCTGGCGGTGGCCAAGCTCTTGAAAGCGCTGGCCGACCGCGAGCAGCCGCAACTGATCATCCTCGGCAAGCAAGCCATCGATGACGACAATAACCAGACTGGCCAGATGCTGGCCGCCCTGCTGGGCTGGGGGCAGGCCACCTTCGCTTCGAAGGTCGTCATCGAAGGCGACCGCGCCGTGGTGACCCGTGAAGTCGATGGCGGCCTGGAAACCGTCTCGCTGGCGCTGCCGGCCATCGTCACCACCGACCTGCGCCTGAACGAGCCGCGCTACGTGACCCTGCCCAACATCATGAAAGCCAAGAAAAAGCCGCTGGAGGTGGTCAAGCCGGCCGATCTCAACGTCGATGTGGCGCCAAGGTTGAAGACCCTGAAAGTGGTCGAGCCAGCCAAGCGTAGCGCCGGCATCATCGTGCCGGACGTGGCAACGCTCGTGGCCAAGCTGAAGAACGAAGCCAAGGTCATTTAGCCCTCTCCGAACCGCACAGGAACCATTGTCATGGAAAACATTCACCAGCCCACCAAAGAGCAAATCAGGGAATGGCTTGCCAACCGGCGGAAAAGCCCGGCCCCGCTGCCCGATGCCAAGCAGATCCGACGCCAGCTGGACTGGAAACAGGTCGACCATGCCGGTGACTACCCCATTCAACAAGCAGCCTGAGCGATCACGCCATCTCCGTTCAAGTTAATCATTTTGTCAGGAAAATCATGACTGCACTCGTCATTGCCGAACACGACAACGCTACCCTCAAGGGCAGCACCGCCCATACCGTCACCGCTGCCGCCGCCTGTGGCGGCGACGTCCACGTCCTCATCGTCGGCCACCACTGCGGCGCTGCCGCCGAAGCCGCAGCCCAACTGGCTGGCGTGGCCAAGGTAATGGTCGCCGATGCCGCGCATTTTGCCGATGGCCTGGCCGAGAATATCGCGGCCCAGGTGCTGGCGCTGGCCAAAGACTATTCGCACATCCTCGCCCCGGCCACCGCCTATGGCAAGAACATCGCCCCGCGCGTGGCGGCCAAACTGGATGTGGGCCAGATATCCGAAATCACCAGGGTCGATGCCCCCGACACCTTCGAGCGGCC
This window harbors:
- a CDS encoding electron transfer flavoprotein subunit beta/FixA family protein, whose amino-acid sequence is MKILVPVKRVVDYNVKVRVKSDGSGVELANVKMSMNPFDEIAVEEAMRLKEAGKATEVVAVSCGVTQCQETLRTAMAIGADRALLVETDAELQPLAVAKLLKALADREQPQLIILGKQAIDDDNNQTGQMLAALLGWGQATFASKVVIEGDRAVVTREVDGGLETVSLALPAIVTTDLRLNEPRYVTLPNIMKAKKKPLEVVKPADLNVDVAPRLKTLKVVEPAKRSAGIIVPDVATLVAKLKNEAKVI
- a CDS encoding long-chain-fatty-acid--CoA ligase, with the protein product MSSSEKQIHNIEQMSWLADYPAIGAQRFSDKAAIISDNGSYTYRELDEACDRFAAFLKQQGFTPGTRIAYLGKNSHLFFPVLFGCLRSGVVLVPINWRCTGTEIGYILQNSTSALLIHDQEFSEATREATEKAGTSIATLPTSGDAARTLDRILNDASIPARKSNELYLDECALQMYTSGTTGQPKGVMLSQRALSIARHIELDTPAWDDWTSDDIILSAMPNFHVGGLTWMLIGLLRSLTCILTADPSPANLLRLSQQQHVTRTFMVPTAISSLLDLIKKSHLPAPQLKSIFYGASTMDVHLLKECIETFGCGFGQYFGMTENCGSVTFLPPVSHDIARPELLRSVGKALPGMSIEIRDDNCVPLPANTPGEIWVKSPCIMIGYWKHAEATAEVLVDGWYKTGDGGYLDAEGYLYLTDRIKDMIVSGGENIYPAEVEQVLRLHPAIRDLVIVGIPDKPWGESVAAIIEWNEGCAATVEELRTFARKHIAGYKLPKLLQAVTALPRTATGKLQRAEVRRRIKSGDIPLAGTPT